In a single window of the Branchiostoma floridae strain S238N-H82 chromosome 2, Bfl_VNyyK, whole genome shotgun sequence genome:
- the LOC118409697 gene encoding chondroitin sulfate synthase 1-like, translating into MKASMWVRGHRRRPRLSSILHHKCLLPFLSGTIVGIALSTIFILLPFPTYLISLLAGIDGQSADITDSGISGELTVRQPLYVGVMTAGKFLHTRATACNNTWGRQVSKVEFFSQHGSWEDDRLPVVSLPGVSDDVYPPQGKAFRMLQYMCQTHGQQYDWFMRADDDSYIHVDRLKQFLGKIDSSKKVYMGQPGYGFPEVRNKLGLNGRNFCMGGPGVIFSRAAIQALCPHLETCMEEVMSREEDVEIGRCVTNHLHIQCTRAWELTELFYHAYEEEFSEDRPFTGNLQKNRHLVKSLTLHHMKDPHVMYQVHRHYTKSAMNTTEQEIETLQESLHSINNILSPSLHKSVPSLEQNSLLHELPLPVERVDSLPWVSFDATHVFSSEGVAQEMGVPWQQDLXQVLESAIATATAQLPEGSKVSHLIGGYRRLHPDFGTEYLIDLAFHDHHGNQVTVRNRVIRPILPAEVRGHLQHLPKSPHVYVILPVRERDPGLQQFLQLYEEVVLSSRPPHMESLIIVICTGGAAAEDPGNGDKHDGNALDAIAVVDFYQRQFPTGQIRSLVLNEPFSLCQGHRRGLELVKEKYDSIVFLANADAQFSRDLFISCRKYAVKGSQVYLPLPRRWGRNVGNHGTAASNHGYGNQGDHDKWRGAYIGKDLYLPPNLQYGPNMCIYVQDVDEVDIHNFRPHSAKLELFAAENLHLKTL; encoded by the exons ATGAAGGCATCTATGTGGGTCCGAGGCCACAGACGACGGCCCAGGCTGTCCAGTATTCTCCATCACAAGTGCCTGCTGCCCTTCCTGTCAGGCACCATAGTGGGCATCGCGCTGTCGACCATATTCATCCTCCTCCCCTTCCCGACTTACCTCATTTCACTGCTGGCGGGGATTGATGGGCAGAGTGCAGACATCACAGACTCAG GGATTTCAGGTGAGCTGACGGTACGCCAGCCCCTGTATGTAGGAGTGATGACTGCAGGAAAGTTTCTCCACACCAGGGCAACGGCATGCAATAATACATGGGGACGGCAGGTCTCAAAG GTGGAATTTTTCTCCCAGCACGGCAGCTGGGAAGATGACCGCCTTCCCGTCGTCTCGCTCCCCGGGGTGTCGGACGATGTGTACCCCCCACAGGGCAAGGCCTTCCGGATGCTGCAATACATGTGCCAGACCCACGGGCAGCAGTACGACTGGTTCATGCGCGCAGACGACGACTCCTACATACATGTGGACAGGCTGAAGCAATTCCTGGGGAAGATAGACAGTAGCAAGAAG GTGTACATGGGGCAGCCAGGCTACGGCTTCCCCGAGGTGCGGAACAAGCTGGGTCTGAATGGGAGGAACTTCTGCATGGGAGGGCCGGGCGTCATCTTCAGTAGGGCTGCAATACAGG CTCTGTGCCCCCATCTGGAGACATGTATGGAGGAGGTGATGTCTAGGGAAGAGGATGTGGAGATTGGGCGCTGTGTTACT AACCATCTACACATACAGTGTACCCGGGCATGGGAG CTGACAGAGCTGTTCTACCATGCCTATGAGGAAGAGTTCAGCGAGGATAGACCTTTCACGGGAAACCTGCAGAAAAACAGGCACCTGGTGAAATCCCTGACCCTGCACCACATGAAGGACCCTCATGTCATGTACCAAGTGCACAGGCACTACACAAAATCTGCCATGAACACCACTGAACAG GAAATTGAGACACTACAGGAATCCCTCCACTCCATCAACAACATCCTGTCCCCCTCCCTGCACAAATCTGTCCCGTCCTTAGAACAAAACAGTCTCTTGCATGAGCTGCCCCTCCCCGTAGAGAGAGTGGACAGTCTCCCTTGGGTGTCATTCGATGCCACCCATGTGTTCTCATCTGAGGGTGTGGCCCAGGAGATGGGggtaccatggcaacaggaccTCAN ACAGGTTCTGGAGTCAGCCATTGCCACTGCCACAGCACAACTTCCtgaggggtcaaaggtcagccatCTGATTGGCGGGTACCGCCGCCTCCATCCCGACTTTGGAACCGAATACCTCATCGACCTCGCCTTCCAtgatcaccatggcaaccaggtCACTGTACGCAACAGAGTAATACGTCCGATACTTCCCgcggaggtcagaggtcacttgCAGCACTTGCCGAAGTCGCCACATGTGTATGTCATCCTGCCGGTGCGAGAGAGAGACCCag GCCTGCAGCAGTTTCTGCAGCTGTATGAGGAGGTGGTGCTCAGCTCCCGCCCGCCTCACATGGAGAGCCTCATCATCGTCATCTGCACAGGAGGAGCAGCAGCAGAGGATCCTGGGAACGGTGACAAGCATGATGGGAACGCGCTCGACGCCATAGCTGTGGTAGACTTCTACCAAAGACAATTCCCCACGGGACAGATCAGGTCCCTGGTTCTGAACGAACCATTTTCGCTCTGTCAGGGCCACCGAAGAGGGCTGGAACTTGTAAAGGAGAAGTACGATTCGATAGTTTTTCTCGCCAATGCAGACGCACAGTTTTCACGAGATCTTTTTATATCTTGCCGGAAGTATGCAGTAAAGGGAAGTCAGGTTTACCTCCCCTTGCCAAGGAGATGGGGACGGAATGTAGGTAACCATGGTACAGCGGCTAGTAACCATGGTTACGGTAACCAGGGGGACCATGACAAGTGGAGAGGAGCATATATAGGGAAGGATTTGTACTTGCCGCCAAATCTACAGTATGGGCCAAATATGTGCATATACGTCCAGGATGTTGATGAAGTTGATATACATAACTTCAGGCCACACAGTGCCAAACTTGAACTATTTGCAGCGGAGAACTTGCACTTAAAAACATTATAG
- the LOC118409728 gene encoding coatomer subunit epsilon-like yields the protein MAAQGDVDELFDIKNAFYLGNYQQCINEAQKLKTSSPDVKTERDVYMYRAYIAQKKYGVVLDEVSGVSASELQAVRLYANYLASDQKRDAVLKDLEGQMSSSLDVGNNTFLLMAASIYLHEDNYDAALRCLHQSDSLECSALTVQIYLKMDRVDLAKKELKLMQEKDDDATLTQMALAWFNMGVGGEKLQDAFYIFQEMIDKNSASPLLLNGQAACCIHQGKYEDAEGILQEAMDKDSNNPETLINMIVLSQHLGKAPEISNRYLSQLKTSHQNHPFVKEFTAKENEFERLMKQYAPA from the exons ATGGCGGCCCAAGGCGACGTGGACGAACTTTTTGACATCAAAAACGCCTTTTATCTGGGAAATTACCAACAATGTATCAACGAGGCTCAAAAACTGAAG ACTTCCTCACCAGATGTGAAGACGGAGAGGGATGTCTACATGTACCGGGCTTACATTGCACAG AAGAAGTACGGTGTTGTTCTGGACGAGGTGTCCGGAGTCTCGGCCTCTGAACTGCAGGCAGTACGCCTGTATGCAAACTACCTCGCCAGCGACCAGAAAAG GGATGCTGTGCTGAAGGACCTGGAGGGACAGATGAGCTCCAGCCTGGATGTGGGGAACAACACTTTCCTCCTGATGGCTGCCTCCATCTACCTGCATGAAGAT AACTATGATGCAGCACTGAGATGCCTACACCAGTCCGACTCCCTAGAATG CTCAGCACTGACGGTGCAAATTTACCTGAAGATGGACAGAGTGGACCTGGCCAA GAAGGAGCTGAAGCTGATGCAGGAGAAAGATGATGATGCAACCCTGACCCAGATGGCTCTGGCCTGGTTTAACATGGGCGTG GGAGGCGAGAAGCTCCAGGATGCCTTCTACATCTTCCAGGAGATGATTGACAAGAACAGCGCGTCCCCGCTGCTGCTGAACGGGCAGGCGGCCTGCTGCATCCACCAGGGCAAGTACGAGGACGCTGAGGGCATTCTGCAGGAGGCCATGGATAAG GACAGTAATAATCCGGAGACTCTCATCAACATGATCGTCCTGTCACAGCATCTAGGCAAGGCCCCAGAG ATCAGTAACAGATACCTGTCCCAGCTGAAGACATCTCACCAGAATCACCCCTTTGTGAAGGAGTTCACAGCTAAG GAAAATGAGTTCGAGCGACTGATGAAGCAGTATGCACCAGCATAA